A window from Amblyomma americanum isolate KBUSLIRL-KWMA chromosome 7, ASM5285725v1, whole genome shotgun sequence encodes these proteins:
- the LOC144097111 gene encoding 1-acyl-sn-glycerol-3-phosphate acyltransferase beta-like yields MHGWLEALSDALTPARLWSSLPMGLALGAASFLLALLLANHWSRVRYFVRISFYYVMVSAVSLFCCLPSLATPKNPGNLLHVWRVFRGRSSWLFGVDFQVLHAERLQSLGSCILVANHQNSLDIIGIVCNWRLFHPCVPVMKRWFLFSGPVGLICWLSGSVFVDRSNSARDRQALNAKLRDISEGRLSLFVFPEGTRNAEPQLLPFKKGAFYMALQCQVPIVPIVFSRYSGFFDVNKKIYNNGRVTMTVLPPVSTRGMDTDNVSELTSRVQALMQAHIDWELSNDGQMADTEDDGLGCGETRNSPPPPCPVGRCSPDKSRTLI; encoded by the coding sequence ATGCACGGCTGGCTGGAAGCTCTGAGTGACGCCCTGACCCCGGCGCGTCTGTGGTCGTCATTGCCAATGGGGCTCGCGCTGGGTGCAGCGTCATTCCTGTTGGCACTGCTGCTGGCCAACCACTGGTCCAGGGTGCGCTACTTCGTAAGGATTTCTTTCTACTACGTCATGGTCAGCGCGGTATCGCTCTTCTGTTGCCTGCCCAGCCTTGCCACTCCCAAGAATCCTGGCAACCTGCTGCACGTGTGGCGCGTGTTCCGAGGCCGCAGCAGCTGGCTTTTCGGAGTCGACTTCCAGGTGCTGCACGCTGAGAGGCTACAGTCACTGGGCAGCTGCATTCTGGTCGCCAACCACCAGAACTCGCTAGACATCATCGGCATTGTGTGCAACTGGCGGCTCTTCCATCCTTGCGTGCCGGTGATGAAGCGATGGTTCCTCTTCAGCGGGCCCGTGGGACTCATCTGCTGGCTGTCCGGAAGCGTGTTCGTGGACCGCAGCAACAGCGCACGCGACCGCCAGGCTCTCAACGCCAAGCTGCGCGACATCAGCGAAGGCCGGCTCAGCCTGTTCGTGTTTCCTGAAGGGACGAGGAATGCGGAACCCCAGTTGTTGCCCTTCAAAAAGGGCGCCTTTTACATGGCCCTCCAGTGCCAGGTGCCCATCGTTCCCATTGTGTTCTCCAGGTATTCCGGTTTCTTCGATGTGAACAAAAAAATCTACAACAATGGCAGGGTGACGATGACCGTGCTTCCACCGGTGTCCACGCGTGGAATGGACACCGACAATGTATCCGAGCTCACCAGCCGAGTGCAGGCGCTTATGCAGGCGCACATCGACTGGGAGCTCTCCAATGACGGCCAGATGGCAGACACGGAGGATGATGGCCTAGGCTGCGGAGAAACGAGGAACAGCCCACCCCCGCCGTGTCCCGTTGGCCGATGCTCGCCGGACAAATCTCGCACGCTCATATGA